In a single window of the Melioribacteraceae bacterium genome:
- a CDS encoding class II glutamine amidotransferase translates to MCGIMGYYCFGEKRPSKEHITEMFSLLETRGRDASGFAFIENGQLIVQKAAVKSSEFVKMSEWQNVNLSKSMILHTRAATQGTNKNNQNNHPLFTKQGVCIVHNGIIYNDKEIFGKNQRDGEVDSEAILAVLSSRGKGDKIKRVFDRLEGSFAFAVISKDEPDKLTLVKKDNPIDLYYDEKNDILYFCSERRIMQEGMKLKTHSHRGFNLGEEGFHFYEIKNNHSLVIGPEGVESYRKYSPRQFMYSSHDHYFGRQADNDELVIECPWCLEQTRYHLGKLFNRCEQCGLEISEEELFQY, encoded by the coding sequence ATGTGTGGTATAATGGGATATTATTGCTTTGGCGAGAAACGTCCGAGCAAAGAACATATAACTGAAATGTTTTCACTACTTGAGACCCGAGGGAGAGACGCTTCGGGTTTTGCTTTTATAGAGAATGGACAGCTAATAGTTCAGAAGGCAGCGGTAAAGTCCTCTGAGTTTGTGAAGATGTCAGAATGGCAAAATGTCAATTTGTCAAAATCGATGATATTACACACTAGAGCAGCAACTCAAGGAACTAACAAAAACAATCAAAACAACCATCCTCTTTTCACAAAACAAGGTGTTTGTATTGTTCATAACGGAATCATCTACAATGACAAAGAAATCTTCGGTAAAAATCAGAGAGATGGTGAAGTAGATTCGGAGGCAATACTAGCTGTGCTCTCTTCTCGTGGTAAAGGAGATAAAATAAAACGAGTCTTTGATAGATTGGAAGGCAGTTTTGCTTTTGCCGTTATCAGTAAAGATGAACCAGATAAACTAACACTTGTTAAAAAGGACAACCCGATTGATCTTTATTATGATGAGAAGAATGATATTCTTTATTTCTGCTCTGAAAGAAGAATAATGCAAGAAGGAATGAAACTTAAGACTCATTCTCATCGAGGATTTAATCTTGGTGAAGAAGGTTTTCACTTTTATGAGATAAAGAATAACCATTCACTTGTTATTGGACCCGAAGGAGTTGAATCCTACCGTAAATATTCACCCAGACAATTCATGTACTCTTCACATGATCATTATTTTGGAAGGCAAGCCGATAACGATGAACTCGTGATTGAATGCCCATGGTGTCTGGAGCAAACTAGATATCATCTGGGAAAACTGTTTAATCGTTGTGAACAATGTGGCCTTGAGATAAGTGAAGAAGAGCTATTTCAGTATTAA
- a CDS encoding redoxin domain-containing protein translates to MKSDERRVKKYVILLCGLLSFFITTLVYSQKLKIKINGYDAKLYLSKIVGEKVSLIDSVEANNNSFTLTLPQNNYGLYRITFNNNKWIDFINDGKDVKIETDAKYILDSLKVTESESNKLFYSFLKLNKAYKTKTELLQFVLARFPQDDEYYHVTKQRLQDLQNEYVEFVNVTAQKEPQSFVAKYIYASQLPIIDPEIPFENHLGYLKSHSLDYVNFDDVALINSDLFTNKSIEYLTYFRNPQLPKELLEKEFMKAVDTLLNKAKVNQLVYQHITEYLIDGFKKFGFDQVLDYIVENYVIKDDLCLDVKTEGLIKRRIEHAKNFKIGAVVPNIVLPDINGKQVELKKINAEKALIVFYASWCPHCKELLPKLNELKKQKSGKLEVVAISLDDKKEDWVNFVKANCPDLINASDLKGWDGKVATDYYMYATPTMLLVDKQLKIIAKPMEYDQIINHLN, encoded by the coding sequence GTGAAGAGTGATGAACGAAGAGTGAAAAAATATGTAATTCTGTTATGCGGGTTATTAAGCTTTTTTATAACAACATTAGTTTATAGTCAAAAATTAAAGATAAAAATAAACGGCTATGATGCAAAGCTATATCTTTCAAAGATAGTTGGTGAAAAAGTAAGTTTAATAGATTCTGTTGAAGCAAATAACAACAGTTTTACATTAACTCTTCCTCAAAACAATTACGGTCTATACAGAATTACATTCAATAATAACAAATGGATAGATTTTATAAACGATGGTAAAGATGTTAAGATTGAAACCGATGCTAAATATATTCTTGATAGCCTTAAGGTAACTGAATCTGAAAGCAACAAACTTTTTTACTCTTTCCTAAAGCTAAATAAAGCATACAAGACCAAAACAGAGTTGCTGCAGTTTGTTCTTGCAAGATTTCCCCAAGATGATGAATATTACCACGTTACTAAACAACGTTTGCAAGATTTGCAGAATGAATATGTTGAATTTGTAAATGTAACTGCACAGAAAGAACCGCAGTCGTTTGTTGCAAAATATATTTATGCCTCTCAATTGCCGATTATAGATCCCGAGATTCCATTCGAAAATCACTTGGGTTATCTAAAATCTCACTCGCTTGATTACGTTAATTTTGATGACGTTGCTTTGATTAACTCTGATCTGTTCACCAACAAATCAATTGAGTATTTAACTTATTTCCGCAATCCACAGCTGCCGAAAGAACTACTTGAAAAAGAATTTATGAAAGCAGTGGATACTCTGCTCAATAAAGCAAAAGTAAACCAGCTTGTTTATCAACATATAACCGAATACTTAATTGATGGTTTTAAGAAGTTCGGCTTTGATCAAGTGCTCGATTACATTGTCGAGAATTACGTAATCAAAGATGACCTCTGCCTTGATGTGAAAACAGAAGGATTAATTAAAAGAAGAATTGAGCACGCAAAGAATTTTAAGATTGGTGCAGTTGTGCCAAATATTGTTTTGCCGGATATAAATGGCAAACAAGTTGAGCTGAAGAAGATTAACGCAGAGAAAGCATTAATTGTGTTTTACGCTAGTTGGTGCCCCCACTGCAAAGAGTTATTACCAAAACTTAACGAACTTAAAAAACAGAAAAGCGGTAAACTGGAGGTTGTAGCAATTTCTTTAGATGATAAAAAAGAAGATTGGGTAAACTTTGTTAAAGCAAATTGCCCTGATTTAATAAATGCCTCTGATCTTAAGGGTTGGGATGGTAAAGTTGCCACCGATTATTATATGTATGCAACACCAACGATGTTGCTAGTAGATAAGCAGCTTAAGATTATTGCTAAACCAATGGAATATGACCAGATAATTAATCACCTAAATTAA
- a CDS encoding right-handed parallel beta-helix repeat-containing protein produces MKKLFFISLFHLFIIQQIFPQTIQNNLACQPEIYFNILDASGAHYEINAIRYNNEPIFDKYYRITENYNSANDYIYAPAGLWTEHVGFDHVIDNNAGCRNEIVGYGRYSISILRNESESFQFYLNLRHSMVSFRDLFFKIYGNNTQNIYLVELRYYRYENNEWVPYFKTIYNNAIVNYWEEVDETQNLINFFPTQEIISNNLIIPNEDFNNIQGSLTVNGGVTLTIQNGAQLRFGSGYSLIINGTLNANNVYFTRSGSTGTWGGIQFNSGASGTLSYCTIQNAQNGVYSNGYLPNITNSTIANNNIGINLYNTGVQTNSISNNLIQYNTTHGINLTNSSPRNISGNQIYNNGQAGIYCINSSTPYIYNNQITGNSAAGITCALYSPARLGSYSGGGGYNLITGNNWGVGCGYESHAILGTTSGYGYNSIHSNTSHEVKSEYDSNVMAENNWWNRTTPPFYIASDFYTAYGGTIDYNPALSYNPLGGLMKTTSSEYNYDITNEERGFSFLDSELREALNNLIKGQYEEAILIYKRRYKKENDIGKKKYILGRLAECYNLSEKEGFIFFLNNDVRINSEGELIRKDELYATSLFLENMFLINEKKYAQAVNNFEALLKDFPENGAVIKSALYNLVCLNHNQLNDVSRGKIYIDVLKTKYPNDELTLQAMLTIGEFDKNYYPKPELKKEGAVKNELLNSYELLGNYPNPFNPTTTISYIIPESGIVQIKIFDILGKEIATLYDGNNSAGKHSIVWDANSVANGIYFYSIVFNNQRLFKKMLLLK; encoded by the coding sequence ATGAAAAAGTTATTTTTTATATCATTATTTCATTTATTTATTATTCAACAAATATTTCCACAAACAATTCAGAATAACCTCGCTTGTCAGCCAGAAATATATTTTAACATTTTGGATGCGAGTGGTGCACACTATGAGATAAATGCAATAAGGTACAATAATGAACCAATATTTGATAAATATTATAGAATAACTGAAAACTATAATTCTGCGAATGACTATATTTATGCACCAGCGGGTTTATGGACTGAGCATGTTGGTTTTGATCATGTCATAGATAATAATGCGGGCTGTAGAAATGAAATAGTTGGATATGGTAGGTATTCAATAAGTATATTAAGAAATGAGAGTGAATCATTTCAGTTTTATTTAAATCTTAGGCATAGTATGGTTTCTTTTCGTGATCTTTTTTTTAAAATATATGGTAATAATACACAAAATATTTACTTAGTAGAGTTACGTTATTATCGTTATGAAAATAATGAGTGGGTCCCATACTTTAAAACAATTTATAATAATGCAATTGTCAATTACTGGGAAGAAGTTGACGAAACTCAAAATTTAATAAACTTCTTTCCTACTCAAGAAATCATATCAAATAATTTAATTATCCCAAATGAAGATTTTAATAATATTCAAGGAAGCTTAACTGTAAATGGTGGCGTTACACTAACAATCCAAAATGGAGCTCAACTTAGATTTGGAAGCGGGTATTCATTAATCATAAATGGTACATTAAATGCAAATAACGTGTACTTTACACGTAGTGGATCAACCGGAACTTGGGGCGGTATACAATTTAATTCTGGGGCAAGCGGAACGCTTTCTTATTGCACAATTCAAAATGCACAAAATGGTGTTTATAGTAACGGATATTTACCAAATATTACAAACAGTACTATTGCAAATAATAATATTGGAATTAATTTATATAACACCGGCGTTCAGACAAACAGCATTTCCAATAATTTAATCCAGTATAATACCACCCATGGGATAAATCTTACTAATTCAAGTCCAAGAAATATATCAGGTAATCAAATATATAATAACGGCCAAGCTGGAATCTATTGTATAAATAGCTCAACACCATACATATACAATAATCAAATTACAGGGAATAGTGCAGCCGGAATAACTTGTGCATTGTATAGCCCCGCTCGTTTAGGTAGTTATAGCGGGGGAGGAGGTTATAACTTGATAACAGGTAATAATTGGGGAGTCGGCTGTGGATATGAAAGCCATGCCATTTTAGGGACTACATCTGGGTATGGTTACAATAGTATTCATAGTAACACTAGTCACGAAGTTAAGAGTGAATATGATAGTAATGTTATGGCTGAAAACAACTGGTGGAATAGAACAACACCCCCATTCTATATTGCCAGTGATTTTTATACTGCCTATGGCGGTACGATTGATTATAACCCGGCTTTATCCTACAATCCTCTAGGCGGACTTATGAAAACAACATCAAGTGAGTACAATTATGACATAACAAATGAAGAAAGAGGATTTTCATTCTTAGATTCTGAATTAAGAGAGGCGCTTAATAATCTTATTAAGGGTCAATATGAAGAAGCAATATTAATTTATAAACGAAGGTATAAAAAAGAAAATGATATCGGGAAAAAGAAATATATTTTAGGACGATTAGCAGAATGTTACAATTTATCTGAGAAAGAAGGATTTATATTTTTCTTGAATAATGACGTACGAATAAACTCGGAAGGTGAATTAATTAGAAAAGATGAACTTTATGCAACATCATTGTTCTTGGAAAATATGTTCTTGATAAATGAAAAAAAATATGCACAGGCAGTGAATAATTTTGAAGCATTACTAAAAGACTTTCCTGAAAACGGAGCAGTAATAAAATCAGCACTTTATAACCTAGTTTGTCTAAATCACAATCAATTAAACGATGTTAGTCGAGGTAAAATCTATATAGATGTATTAAAAACAAAATATCCAAATGACGAACTTACCCTGCAAGCAATGTTGACCATAGGTGAATTTGATAAGAACTATTATCCAAAACCCGAGCTTAAAAAAGAAGGGGCTGTAAAAAATGAATTATTAAATTCGTATGAGTTGTTGGGCAATTATCCGAATCCATTCAATCCGACGACAACAATAAGCTACATAATACCTGAGTCTGGTATAGTACAGATAAAAATATTTGATATTTTAGGGAAAGAAATAGCAACCCTATACGATGGAAATAATTCAGCAGGTAAACATAGTATTGTTTGGGATGCAAATAGTGTAGCAAACGGAATATATTTTTATAGTATAGTATTCAATAACCAGAGACTGTTTAAGAAGATGTTGTTGCTGAAATAA
- a CDS encoding class I SAM-dependent DNA methyltransferase produces MKLKTLSPRQSLNKAFLKEKISRSEFELLKSSLTQLFTKIDFEESEENSKTILRDFLNDIHFQDKHHINTLRDIDLVIYHENNQNKPAVLLEVKRPKNKPEMITKDNLNAKAMHELIRYFLEERIDFKNNEIKFLVVTNIKEWFIFDAALFEALFFKNKAFVKEYETWRDKQKVSGNTDLFYNEIAKPFLAALKDEIIFTYFNLEEHKKLIKKDDPESKKQLIAIYKILSPAHLLKKPFANDSNSLDRNFYTELLHIIGLVETKVKNKKIISRKPKEERNPGSIIENAIVIIETDNVLSRLKNVEKYGSDKEERLFNLALELSITWINRILFLKLLEAQLFKYHNDEKHKFLNKTAVKDFDELYKLFHQVLAIPVAERTEIINKKFGLVPYLNSSLFEISDLESETIKVNSLDDNTPLELFKNTILKDKFGKKRLESLPVLHYLYEFLDAYDFTSEGKEEIQEDKKILINASVLGLIFEKINGYKDGSFFTPGFITMYMCRETLSRSVVNKFNQKYSWSCESLTDLKNHLSLKRNSKDILEFNSVINSIKICDPAVGSGHFLVSALNELIAIKSELGLLADYHGEVLSGYFANVENDELIISCNNGEDIFEYHPPLTSGLLSRPQGRDRSFNIVQRVQETLFQEKQTIIENCLFGVDINPNSVKIARLRLWIELLKNAFYTKESRYTELETLPNIDINIKEGNSLISRFPLNADLKPALKTIRYTLEDYKNFVKDYKNTNDKEQKANFRKFIDDIKSNFRTEIGKTDPRQKKLNDLLYELHQKFRTERLFGNDDLTIKQKEKLKKEESDLEKKIEKLRNELNDERSNVIYNNSFEWRFEFPEVLDDDANFVGFDVVIGNPPYIRQEDFKHWKDYLSQAFSVYTGLSDLYVFFVEKSFQVLRDNGDFCFILPNKWMQTGYGKPLKSLILNNKLNSIIDFGDLQVFEEATTYPCILSISKDEPAVSFLSANIKSLEFSDSFQEYVNSISIDMQLENISTESWIISSSFDNQLISNLKLRFDTLDGYINGNACYGIKSGLTEAFIIDDIVKQNLINEDANSIRIIKPLLQGRDINPYSTPVVDKYLLYVPWHFPLQNDSTINGNSSKAEKAFKDQYPAIYNHLYKYKAKLEKRNAAETGIRYEWYALQRWASEYIQEFEKPKIMYQRFQVKPCFIYDEKGLFCNDSIWFLPTTDKVLLAVLNSKMGWWLISKHCTAIQNGYQLIWDYLKQIPIATANKDQSKLIISLVDKIITAKENNPQYDSSIMETEIDKLVYQLYGLTEEEIKIVEGSN; encoded by the coding sequence ATGAAGCTTAAAACTCTTTCTCCAAGACAGTCATTAAACAAAGCATTTCTTAAAGAAAAAATATCCCGTTCAGAATTCGAACTTTTAAAATCAAGCTTAACTCAGCTTTTCACAAAGATTGATTTTGAGGAAAGTGAAGAAAACTCCAAAACAATCCTTCGAGACTTTCTAAACGACATTCACTTTCAAGATAAACACCACATTAATACGCTCAGAGATATTGATCTAGTTATCTATCACGAAAACAACCAGAATAAACCTGCTGTACTATTAGAAGTAAAACGACCAAAGAATAAACCTGAAATGATTACAAAGGATAATCTCAATGCAAAAGCCATGCACGAGCTTATCCGTTATTTCTTAGAGGAAAGAATCGATTTCAAGAACAACGAAATTAAATTCCTTGTTGTTACCAATATAAAAGAGTGGTTTATTTTTGATGCGGCTCTTTTCGAAGCTCTCTTTTTCAAAAACAAAGCTTTTGTTAAAGAATATGAAACTTGGCGCGATAAACAGAAAGTTTCCGGAAATACAGATCTTTTCTACAATGAAATTGCAAAGCCTTTCCTTGCCGCTCTAAAGGATGAAATCATTTTCACTTACTTCAACTTAGAAGAGCACAAAAAGCTAATTAAGAAAGATGATCCCGAGAGTAAGAAGCAGCTTATTGCAATCTATAAAATTCTTTCACCCGCACATTTACTAAAGAAACCTTTTGCTAATGATAGCAATTCTTTAGATCGCAATTTTTATACAGAGCTTCTGCATATTATTGGTTTGGTTGAAACCAAAGTAAAAAACAAAAAAATAATCAGCAGAAAACCTAAGGAAGAAAGAAACCCCGGCTCTATTATTGAAAACGCCATTGTAATTATTGAAACAGACAATGTGCTTTCCCGCTTAAAGAATGTGGAAAAATATGGTTCTGATAAAGAAGAGCGTTTATTCAATCTTGCTTTAGAACTCTCTATCACTTGGATAAACCGAATTCTTTTTCTTAAACTTCTGGAAGCGCAGCTATTTAAATATCATAACGATGAGAAACACAAATTCCTAAATAAAACAGCCGTTAAAGATTTTGATGAGCTTTATAAACTCTTTCATCAAGTTCTTGCAATTCCGGTTGCGGAACGCACTGAAATTATTAATAAAAAGTTTGGCTTAGTTCCATATCTCAATAGCTCACTTTTCGAAATTAGCGATCTGGAAAGTGAAACTATCAAAGTAAATAGTCTTGATGATAACACTCCGCTTGAACTTTTTAAGAATACAATCTTAAAAGACAAATTTGGTAAAAAGCGGTTAGAATCTCTTCCTGTCCTTCATTACTTGTATGAGTTTCTTGATGCCTACGATTTTACTTCTGAAGGAAAAGAAGAAATTCAAGAAGATAAAAAAATTCTTATCAATGCTTCTGTTCTTGGTTTAATCTTCGAAAAAATTAACGGCTATAAAGATGGTTCTTTTTTCACACCCGGCTTTATTACAATGTATATGTGCCGGGAAACTCTCTCCCGTTCTGTTGTTAATAAGTTCAACCAAAAGTATTCATGGTCTTGCGAATCTCTCACCGATCTTAAAAATCACTTGTCACTAAAAAGAAATTCAAAAGATATTCTGGAATTCAACTCAGTTATCAACTCTATTAAGATTTGCGATCCTGCTGTGGGTTCCGGCCACTTTCTTGTTTCCGCCCTTAATGAACTAATTGCAATAAAATCGGAACTAGGCTTGCTGGCGGATTACCATGGGGAAGTGCTTTCCGGTTACTTTGCCAATGTAGAAAATGACGAGCTTATTATTTCCTGCAATAATGGAGAAGACATTTTTGAATATCATCCTCCCCTAACTTCCGGATTGTTATCTCGACCGCAAGGGAGAGATCGTTCATTTAACATAGTCCAAAGAGTTCAAGAAACTCTCTTCCAAGAAAAACAAACAATAATAGAAAACTGCCTCTTTGGGGTAGATATAAATCCAAACTCTGTAAAGATTGCTCGGCTCCGCTTATGGATTGAGCTACTTAAAAATGCTTTTTACACAAAAGAAAGCAGATACACAGAACTTGAAACATTGCCTAACATTGATATTAACATCAAAGAAGGTAATTCTTTAATCAGTCGGTTCCCATTGAATGCCGATCTTAAACCCGCTCTTAAAACAATTAGATACACGCTCGAAGATTATAAGAATTTTGTGAAAGATTATAAGAACACTAACGATAAAGAACAAAAAGCTAACTTCCGGAAATTTATCGATGATATTAAAAGCAATTTCCGCACGGAAATTGGCAAGACCGATCCACGTCAGAAAAAACTAAATGATCTTCTTTATGAGTTACATCAAAAATTCCGGACTGAACGTTTATTTGGGAATGATGACCTTACTATTAAACAGAAAGAAAAACTAAAGAAGGAAGAATCGGATCTTGAAAAGAAGATTGAAAAACTTAGGAATGAATTAAATGATGAACGCAGCAACGTCATTTACAATAACTCTTTCGAGTGGCGTTTTGAGTTCCCCGAAGTTCTTGATGATGATGCTAACTTTGTTGGCTTTGATGTTGTGATTGGCAATCCGCCATATATCAGACAGGAAGATTTTAAGCATTGGAAAGATTACTTAAGTCAAGCTTTTTCAGTATATACTGGTCTTAGCGATCTTTATGTTTTTTTCGTAGAAAAGAGTTTTCAAGTATTAAGAGATAACGGTGATTTCTGTTTTATTCTTCCAAACAAATGGATGCAGACTGGTTACGGTAAGCCGCTAAAATCTTTGATTCTCAATAACAAGTTAAATTCTATAATTGATTTTGGCGATCTGCAAGTTTTTGAAGAAGCTACAACATATCCTTGCATACTTAGCATTTCTAAAGATGAACCAGCAGTTTCATTCTTATCAGCAAATATAAAATCGTTAGAATTTAGTGATTCATTTCAAGAGTATGTTAATAGCATTTCAATTGATATGCAGTTAGAAAACATATCTACCGAATCATGGATTATTTCTTCCTCATTCGATAATCAACTTATATCAAATCTAAAATTACGGTTCGATACATTAGATGGTTATATAAACGGTAACGCTTGTTACGGTATTAAAAGTGGATTAACAGAGGCGTTTATAATTGATGATATTGTAAAACAAAACTTGATAAATGAAGATGCTAATAGTATTCGCATTATAAAACCACTACTTCAAGGACGCGATATAAATCCATATTCAACACCGGTTGTTGATAAATACTTATTATATGTCCCATGGCATTTCCCTTTACAAAATGATTCGACAATAAATGGTAATTCAAGCAAAGCTGAGAAAGCTTTTAAGGATCAATATCCGGCAATTTATAATCATCTTTATAAATACAAAGCTAAACTTGAAAAAAGAAATGCTGCTGAGACCGGTATTCGTTACGAATGGTACGCTTTACAAAGATGGGCTTCTGAATATATTCAAGAATTTGAAAAACCTAAAATCATGTATCAAAGATTTCAAGTAAAGCCATGTTTTATTTATGACGAAAAAGGTCTCTTTTGTAATGATTCTATTTGGTTTCTTCCAACTACTGATAAAGTTTTATTAGCTGTTCTAAATTCAAAAATGGGCTGGTGGTTAATTTCAAAGCATTGCACAGCAATTCAGAATGGTTATCAATTGATTTGGGATTACCTCAAACAAATTCCAATTGCAACAGCTAATAAAGATCAATCTAAATTAATCATTTCATTAGTTGATAAGATTATTACTGCTAAAGAAAACAATCCTCAATATGATTCGTCCATTATGGAGACAGAAATCGACAAACTCGTTTACCAGCTATACGGTTTAACAGAAGAAGAAATAAAAATTGTAGAAGGCAGCAATTAA
- a CDS encoding host-nuclease inhibitor Gam family protein, translated as MKEDNFLDELLIEVEEKEQKLQLAHVDLVLREISNLSNEISKTMLQAEEEKRIIEEWALSKSSKLNDRVEWLTKKLEVFMNEQEPSVRTIDLAHGQLLRRKQIEKLIVENLDNFLLNPNLSQLTSVSPEVVKPDLGKIKAFYKMSGKVPQGCALIESADKFSIKLKGNVNGTSKNGTGSEQTNQD; from the coding sequence ATGAAAGAAGATAACTTTTTAGATGAACTGCTAATTGAAGTTGAAGAAAAAGAGCAAAAGTTGCAACTGGCTCATGTAGATTTGGTTCTTCGTGAAATATCGAATCTATCAAATGAGATAAGTAAAACAATGCTTCAGGCGGAAGAGGAAAAAAGAATCATTGAAGAATGGGCCCTCTCGAAGAGTTCAAAACTTAATGATAGAGTTGAATGGCTTACCAAAAAACTCGAAGTCTTTATGAATGAGCAGGAACCTTCAGTCAGAACAATCGACCTGGCTCATGGTCAGTTGCTACGCCGTAAACAGATCGAAAAACTAATTGTTGAGAATCTCGATAATTTTCTTCTCAATCCAAATCTATCTCAGCTGACATCAGTCTCCCCCGAAGTAGTAAAACCTGATCTAGGCAAGATCAAGGCATTTTACAAAATGAGCGGTAAAGTACCGCAAGGATGCGCTCTGATTGAATCAGCAGACAAATTTTCAATAAAACTAAAAGGAAACGTCAATGGAACGTCCAAAAATGGAACTGGAAGTGAACAAACCAACCAGGATTAA
- a CDS encoding T9SS type A sorting domain-containing protein translates to MKFVIFSLVFFLFYLQPSLNYLAQTEIDSSIQFTRLNINNISTVFGNNGLSDYNYDNIKGFRYPKEFSNCGFWWTGFLLSGKVENEIRVSGTTYYSSLMPYGNGMIYRVRKDYRNGNFSSEISDGEGTEDEIRVKYEDDWNNWPANEGAPYQDINKNGIYEPDIDIPGVPGADQTIWLKTTDNLGSEVINEFGSKPLGIEIEFTYWAYNKNTPLNNTIFRRYKVINKSVSPIEELYYSIFSDPDIGDAGDDYVGCDTLLNLAFAYNASNFDAIYKEMPPTFGISLIKGPYNDSTKKGLSSFNFIINSDPNYGFPEKNSYENGALRFYNLSRGIRADGLQYQIPERFGGGETTFPFSGDPIRREGWIEGKEFPPGNRNFGLSTGPLNLLPNEFHEIVFAQIAAGGINGINRLQSLDSLKIYTLKVKEFYTTSFDTLTHFGSNDDKIENDFILYQNYPNPFNSSTVINYSLSESANVQINIFDLLGRKVVTLVDDYKNAGIHSLMLNENHYPSGVYFYTLTFKNKILYKKMMLLK, encoded by the coding sequence ATGAAATTTGTAATATTCTCCCTGGTGTTTTTTTTGTTTTATCTGCAACCATCTTTAAATTATTTAGCTCAAACTGAGATAGACTCTAGCATACAATTCACGCGACTTAATATTAATAATATCTCAACTGTATTTGGTAATAATGGATTATCCGATTATAATTATGATAATATAAAAGGTTTTCGTTATCCCAAAGAATTTTCAAATTGTGGATTCTGGTGGACAGGTTTTCTATTAAGTGGAAAAGTTGAAAATGAGATCAGGGTAAGCGGAACGACTTATTATTCAAGTTTAATGCCTTACGGTAACGGAATGATTTATCGTGTTAGAAAAGATTATAGAAATGGAAATTTTTCCTCGGAAATTTCAGATGGCGAGGGAACAGAAGATGAAATAAGAGTGAAATATGAGGATGACTGGAATAATTGGCCAGCAAATGAGGGCGCTCCTTATCAAGATATTAATAAAAACGGAATCTACGAACCGGACATAGATATTCCTGGTGTCCCTGGCGCCGACCAGACAATCTGGTTAAAAACAACAGATAATTTAGGGAGCGAAGTCATAAATGAATTTGGTTCTAAACCGCTTGGTATTGAAATCGAATTTACTTATTGGGCATATAATAAAAATACTCCATTAAACAATACCATATTTAGAAGATATAAAGTTATTAACAAATCTGTTTCTCCAATAGAAGAACTTTATTATTCTATATTTTCAGATCCGGATATAGGGGATGCTGGAGATGATTATGTAGGGTGTGATACTTTACTAAACTTAGCTTTTGCTTATAATGCAAGCAATTTTGATGCTATTTATAAAGAGATGCCTCCCACATTTGGAATATCATTAATCAAAGGGCCATATAATGATAGTACAAAGAAGGGTTTGTCATCATTTAATTTTATAATTAATTCGGACCCTAATTATGGTTTTCCAGAAAAAAATTCTTATGAGAATGGTGCATTAAGATTTTATAATCTTTCTAGAGGTATTAGAGCAGATGGTTTGCAATATCAAATACCGGAAAGATTTGGCGGGGGTGAAACCACCTTTCCTTTTTCAGGTGATCCTATTAGAAGAGAAGGATGGATAGAGGGTAAAGAATTCCCGCCTGGAAATAGAAATTTTGGTTTATCAACAGGTCCACTTAATCTTTTACCTAATGAATTTCATGAGATTGTATTTGCTCAAATTGCAGCTGGCGGCATTAATGGGATTAATAGATTACAATCATTAGATTCTTTGAAGATTTACACATTAAAAGTAAAAGAATTTTATACAACCTCTTTTGATACACTTACTCATTTTGGATCTAATGATGATAAGATCGAAAATGATTTTATTCTTTATCAAAATTATCCCAATCCATTTAATTCCTCAACAGTAATTAACTATAGTTTATCAGAATCAGCCAATGTTCAAATAAATATATTCGATCTTTTAGGAAGAAAAGTGGTAACACTAGTTGATGATTATAAAAATGCAGGGATACATTCATTAATGTTGAATGAAAATCATTATCCATCAGGGGTTTACTTTTATACTTTGACATTCAAGAATAAAATACTATATAAAAAAATGATGTTACTAAAATAA